In Saccharothrix violaceirubra, the following are encoded in one genomic region:
- a CDS encoding IS481 family transposase, producing MTHANAPLTELGRLRLARCVVDEGWPLRRAAERFQVSPTTAARWASRYRELGEAGLVDRSSRPHRSPRRLPTRRERRIVKVRLARRWGPARIAHLLGLNPSTVHRVLRRFGLARLAHLDRATATPVRRYEHAAPGDLVHVDIKKLGNIPDGGGHKVHGRRAGGRNSSAHRDPTRPRKVHGRPNLGYAYLHNAVDDHSRLAYTEILPDETKDTAAAFWTRAQAFFREAGVTVRRVLTDNGSCYRSRLWRDTLANAGITHKRTRAYRPQTNGKVERFNRTLLDEWAYAQAYRSETERRETLPRWLHTYNHHRGHTALKGQPPASRVPNLTGQNN from the coding sequence GTGACCCACGCTAACGCACCCTTGACCGAGCTGGGACGGCTGCGCCTGGCCCGGTGTGTCGTGGACGAGGGGTGGCCGCTGCGGCGGGCGGCCGAGCGGTTCCAGGTCTCGCCGACCACCGCCGCCCGCTGGGCCTCTCGCTACCGCGAGCTGGGCGAGGCGGGCCTGGTCGACCGTTCCAGCCGCCCGCACCGCAGCCCGCGTCGCCTGCCCACCCGCCGCGAACGCCGGATCGTCAAGGTCCGCCTGGCGCGTCGGTGGGGCCCGGCCCGCATCGCCCACCTGCTCGGACTGAACCCCTCCACCGTGCACCGGGTGCTGCGCCGCTTCGGCCTGGCCCGCCTGGCCCACCTGGACCGGGCCACCGCCACGCCGGTGCGCCGCTACGAACACGCCGCACCGGGCGACCTGGTCCACGTCGACATCAAGAAGCTCGGCAACATCCCCGACGGCGGCGGCCACAAGGTGCACGGACGGCGGGCCGGCGGGCGCAACAGCTCCGCCCACCGCGACCCGACCAGGCCCCGCAAGGTCCACGGCCGCCCGAACCTCGGCTACGCCTACCTGCACAACGCGGTGGACGACCACTCCCGGCTGGCCTACACCGAGATCCTGCCCGACGAGACCAAGGACACCGCCGCCGCGTTCTGGACCCGGGCACAGGCGTTCTTCCGGGAAGCCGGCGTCACCGTCCGCCGGGTGCTGACCGACAACGGCTCCTGCTACCGCTCACGGCTCTGGCGCGACACCCTCGCCAACGCGGGCATCACCCATAAACGCACCCGCGCCTACCGGCCACAGACCAACGGCAAGGTCGAACGCTTCAACCGCACCCTGCTCGACGAATGGGCCTACGCCCAGGCATACCGGTCTGAGACCGAACGCCGCGAGACGCTGCCGCGGTGGCTGCACACCTATAATCACCACCGCGGCCACACCGCACTCAAAGGCCAACCACCTGCCAGCCGCGTCCCCAACCTCACAGGACAGAACAACTAG
- a CDS encoding replication initiator, producing the protein MNGGTRAERMRQPMALDVAKAAAEKYGVCVRPFTMEVEDRESFEVRYVAVPCGSTVESVCGPCARKARALRMAQCREGWHLTEEPDLTPRRPSEDETALTTFRADLVTAYREAVGSGEAGHADELREEVHSVDAELRQLGVRGRLPSPDLPAARPVKRSTKRRQDAPDLPRRRVEKRTVGREYAGRFRPSMFVTLTLDTYGRVHDDGTPVDPTTYDYRRAARDAVHFASLVDRWWQNLRRVAGWDVQYFATVEPQRRAAPHLHAAFRGSLPHATIRLVTAATYHQVWWPRHDEPAYDRDHPPVWDARADAFVDPDTRRPLTLWDDAVQAADEPAHVVRFGRQVHSKGILGGTEEAGRHIGYLCKYLTKSIGEVVDQRTDRQRRHADRLADELAVTPCSDRCPVWLLHSVQPRGAGPRTIPGHCKGRAHRRSTLGLPGRRVLVSRKWSGKTLADHRADRKRFVLDALAAVGIEKPEPDTSRLVWHKVRPGDPNVPPRAHQLMHAIAERTRWRAEYDRALLAAAGPPEVSAIAA; encoded by the coding sequence ATGAACGGCGGGACTCGCGCTGAGCGGATGCGCCAACCCATGGCGCTGGACGTGGCCAAGGCGGCTGCGGAGAAGTACGGGGTGTGCGTGCGGCCGTTCACGATGGAGGTCGAGGACCGGGAGAGCTTCGAAGTCCGGTACGTGGCCGTGCCGTGCGGGTCCACTGTGGAGAGTGTGTGCGGGCCGTGTGCCCGCAAGGCCAGGGCGTTGCGGATGGCCCAGTGCCGCGAGGGCTGGCACCTGACGGAGGAACCCGACCTCACGCCGCGTCGACCGTCCGAGGACGAGACGGCGCTGACGACCTTCCGCGCGGACCTGGTCACGGCGTACCGGGAGGCGGTCGGGTCCGGGGAGGCGGGGCACGCGGATGAGCTGAGGGAAGAAGTCCACTCGGTCGACGCGGAACTTCGGCAACTCGGCGTGCGGGGTCGGCTGCCCTCGCCGGACCTGCCCGCCGCGCGGCCGGTGAAGCGGTCTACGAAACGCCGTCAGGACGCGCCGGACCTGCCCCGGCGGCGGGTCGAGAAGCGGACCGTCGGACGGGAGTACGCGGGTCGGTTCCGGCCCTCGATGTTCGTCACGCTCACCCTCGACACCTACGGCCGTGTCCACGACGACGGCACCCCCGTGGACCCGACGACCTACGACTACCGGCGGGCCGCGCGGGACGCGGTGCACTTCGCGTCGCTGGTGGACCGGTGGTGGCAGAACCTGCGCCGCGTCGCCGGATGGGACGTGCAGTACTTCGCCACCGTCGAACCCCAACGCCGGGCCGCGCCGCACCTGCACGCCGCGTTCCGCGGCTCGCTGCCGCACGCGACGATCCGCCTGGTCACCGCCGCCACCTACCACCAGGTCTGGTGGCCACGACACGACGAACCCGCCTACGACCGCGACCACCCGCCCGTCTGGGACGCACGGGCCGACGCGTTCGTCGACCCCGACACCCGCCGACCACTCACCTTGTGGGACGACGCGGTCCAGGCGGCCGACGAACCCGCGCACGTGGTCCGCTTCGGCCGCCAGGTGCACTCCAAGGGCATCCTCGGCGGCACGGAAGAAGCCGGACGCCACATCGGCTACCTGTGCAAATACCTGACAAAGTCGATCGGCGAGGTGGTCGACCAGCGTACCGACCGGCAACGGCGGCACGCCGACCGTCTGGCCGATGAGCTGGCCGTCACGCCCTGCTCGGACCGGTGCCCGGTCTGGCTGCTCCACAGCGTCCAACCGCGCGGCGCCGGTCCCCGGACCATCCCCGGCCACTGCAAAGGTCGGGCGCACCGCCGGTCGACGCTCGGCCTGCCCGGACGGCGGGTGCTCGTGTCGCGCAAGTGGTCGGGCAAGACCCTGGCCGACCACCGGGCGGACCGGAAGCGGTTCGTGCTCGACGCCTTGGCAGCGGTCGGCATCGAGAAGCCGGAACCCGACACCTCCCGACTCGTCTGGCACAAGGTCCGGCCCGGAGACCCGAACGTCCCGCCACGCGCGCACCAGCTCATGCACGCCATCGCCGAACGGACCCGATGGCGAGCCGAGTACGACCGCGCACTACTCGCAGCAGCGGGACCGCCCGAAGTTTCGGCAATAGCGGCTTGA
- a CDS encoding FtsK/SpoIIIE domain-containing protein, translated as MSGRWVDPAPFEGARPRVPWWMLMPGRLRWLAVLVFLVWSLVVAVVRLVFVVLRYPIAVVVLAGSAWVWWRFGLSPLVLALLSLVAALELWWGLWRRSFLRWFWLRVVTEWRRATVYVPRWRSVVRLSGLVGRDRGREYRPRLRRVRSEGWRDRVRVRMVPGQAPDAWEARREGLAHSFGARSCRVRVLRPRVVELDFVHSDPLARPVPVPALGGVEVDFRRVVVGVTESGRPWRLRLLGAQVLVVGVPGAGKGSVLWSLVWFLAPAVRAGLVRLVGIDPKGGMELGQCPEAFDRVVYDNGPDAVALLEAVAAQVRERASRYRGVRRLWTRSAGEPFTVLVVDELADLVAYQPDKGLRERAVRAVQTITSQGRAPGYAVVGLVQDPRKEVVGFRHLFSTRVALRLDEPGQVDMVLGDGVRERGAAAHEIGEDTPGVAWVKQDDRREPERARAFHVTDGDLVELRDYLTYGRVHEQPDDGDQWQEAA; from the coding sequence GTGAGCGGGCGGTGGGTCGATCCGGCGCCGTTCGAGGGTGCCCGGCCGCGTGTGCCGTGGTGGATGTTGATGCCGGGGCGGCTGCGGTGGTTGGCCGTGCTGGTCTTCCTGGTGTGGTCGCTGGTCGTGGCGGTGGTGCGGCTGGTGTTCGTCGTGCTGCGGTACCCGATCGCCGTCGTGGTGCTCGCGGGCTCGGCGTGGGTCTGGTGGCGGTTCGGGTTGTCGCCGTTGGTCCTGGCGTTGTTGTCGCTGGTGGCGGCCCTGGAGTTGTGGTGGGGGCTGTGGCGGCGGTCGTTCCTGCGGTGGTTCTGGCTGCGGGTGGTGACGGAGTGGCGCCGTGCGACGGTGTACGTGCCCCGGTGGCGGTCGGTGGTGCGGTTGTCGGGCCTGGTCGGTCGGGACCGGGGGCGTGAGTACCGGCCCCGGTTGCGGCGGGTGCGGTCGGAGGGGTGGCGGGACCGGGTCCGGGTGCGGATGGTGCCCGGCCAGGCGCCGGACGCGTGGGAGGCGCGGCGGGAGGGGTTGGCGCACTCGTTCGGCGCCCGGTCGTGTCGGGTGCGGGTGCTGCGGCCCCGGGTGGTGGAGCTGGACTTCGTGCACTCGGACCCGTTGGCCCGGCCGGTCCCGGTCCCCGCGCTGGGCGGGGTGGAGGTGGACTTCCGCCGGGTGGTCGTGGGGGTGACGGAGTCGGGGCGGCCGTGGCGGCTGCGGTTGCTGGGCGCCCAGGTCCTGGTGGTCGGCGTGCCGGGTGCGGGCAAGGGCTCGGTGCTGTGGTCGCTGGTCTGGTTCCTGGCCCCGGCCGTGCGGGCCGGTCTGGTCCGCCTGGTCGGGATCGACCCGAAGGGCGGGATGGAACTGGGGCAGTGCCCGGAGGCGTTCGACCGCGTCGTCTACGACAACGGGCCCGACGCGGTCGCGTTGTTGGAGGCCGTCGCCGCGCAGGTGAGGGAACGCGCGTCCCGCTACCGGGGTGTGCGGCGGCTGTGGACGCGGTCGGCCGGTGAGCCGTTCACCGTGCTGGTGGTGGACGAACTCGCGGACCTGGTCGCCTACCAGCCGGACAAGGGCCTGCGGGAACGCGCGGTGCGGGCGGTGCAGACGATCACCTCGCAGGGCCGGGCGCCGGGTTATGCGGTGGTGGGTCTGGTGCAGGACCCGCGCAAGGAGGTCGTCGGGTTCCGGCACCTGTTCTCCACCCGTGTGGCGCTGCGCCTGGACGAACCGGGCCAGGTGGACATGGTGCTCGGCGACGGGGTCCGGGAGCGGGGTGCGGCGGCGCATGAGATCGGCGAGGACACCCCCGGTGTCGCCTGGGTGAAGCAGGACGACCGCCGCGAGCCGGAGCGTGCCCGCGCGTTCCACGTGACCGACGGCGATCTGGTGGAGCTGCGCGACTACCTGACCTACGGCCGGGTCCACGAACAGCCCGACGACGGCGACCAGTGGCAGGAGGCGGCATGA
- a CDS encoding inositol monophosphatase family protein, producing the protein MKRSYAQLTEIAQKAVRIGGDVMKHARPTTVTEKSDRDSYTDVDLRIEQEVREYLAEATPEIGFIGEEQGRGGQAAQSAYVWLLDPIDGTANFVHGIPLCATQIALVHEGKPLVAAMSFPYLEADYWASQGHGAFMNGKKLAVSDTARLDKAIIAIGDYATGPESGDKNKVRLELTRLLAEQAERVRMFGSAAHDFAWLAEGRIDAAIVLSNDLVDIFPGVLIAQEAGASLRDALGNDHTANSSSTVGACPGISEQLAELLRGLKSA; encoded by the coding sequence GTGAAGCGCTCGTACGCGCAACTGACCGAAATAGCACAGAAGGCGGTGCGCATCGGCGGCGATGTCATGAAGCACGCACGTCCGACCACCGTGACCGAAAAGTCCGATCGGGACAGCTACACCGACGTGGATCTGAGGATCGAGCAGGAAGTCCGCGAATACCTCGCCGAGGCCACCCCCGAAATCGGGTTCATCGGCGAAGAGCAAGGCAGGGGCGGGCAGGCCGCGCAGAGCGCCTACGTGTGGCTGCTCGACCCGATCGACGGAACGGCGAACTTCGTCCACGGAATCCCGCTCTGCGCGACTCAGATAGCACTGGTGCACGAAGGAAAGCCGCTTGTCGCGGCGATGAGTTTCCCCTATCTTGAGGCCGACTATTGGGCATCTCAAGGTCATGGCGCTTTCATGAACGGAAAGAAGCTCGCCGTCAGCGATACCGCCCGTCTCGACAAGGCCATCATCGCGATCGGCGACTACGCGACCGGCCCTGAATCTGGCGACAAGAACAAAGTCAGACTGGAGCTTACCCGACTTCTCGCCGAGCAGGCCGAGCGAGTTCGGATGTTCGGATCGGCCGCGCATGATTTCGCGTGGCTGGCCGAGGGGCGAATAGACGCCGCGATCGTTCTCTCAAATGACTTGGTCGATATCTTTCCCGGCGTACTGATAGCGCAGGAGGCAGGCGCGTCACTACGCGATGCCCTGGGTAATGATCATACTGCCAATTCTTCCAGCACGGTGGGTGCCTGCCCGGGAATTTCCGAACAGTTGGCAGAGCTGCTGCGTGGCCTGAAGAGCGCCTGA
- a CDS encoding tyrosine-type recombinase/integrase codes for MGHIQDRWWKEVTDPVSGQVTRVKTSSYGKGLRYKVRYLDPQDNEKSKSFPDRQKKRADDFLLEVESDKREGKYVDPRAGEILFSKYVVTWFGGQSQDAATQENLHNQVDKRIEPFFGRMKMSGITIPRVREWIGWLGDAGLSLRYQQLLFDRLSSILNAAVEEKIITSNPCKARSVQRPSPPERRVTPWPEARMRSVRLALPIEYRIALVLGGGTGLRQGEVFGLAVDDIDRDALQLNVVRQVRIVGNQLVYALPKSKKARTVPLGGGVLDALDDHMADFPPVDVTLPWERPGGEMVTARLVLSMGGTACRRQVFNMGVWRPAFATAGLEYRPREDGMHGLRHLYASSQLENGVSIKALSLNLGHHDPGFTLRTYTHLMPTSHDRSRRAADRLFKPRGRPDGLETA; via the coding sequence ATGGGTCACATCCAAGACCGCTGGTGGAAGGAGGTCACCGACCCGGTGTCCGGTCAGGTCACGCGGGTCAAGACCTCGTCGTACGGGAAGGGACTGCGTTACAAGGTGCGCTACCTCGACCCGCAGGACAACGAGAAGAGCAAGAGCTTCCCGGACCGGCAGAAGAAGCGGGCCGACGACTTCCTGCTTGAGGTCGAGTCGGACAAGAGGGAAGGTAAGTACGTCGACCCCAGGGCAGGAGAAATCTTGTTCTCGAAGTACGTCGTGACGTGGTTCGGCGGGCAGTCGCAGGACGCGGCGACCCAGGAGAACCTTCACAACCAAGTGGACAAGCGCATCGAACCGTTCTTCGGCCGGATGAAGATGAGCGGGATCACCATCCCGCGCGTCCGCGAGTGGATCGGCTGGCTTGGGGACGCGGGGCTGAGCCTCCGCTATCAGCAACTGCTGTTCGATCGGCTGTCGTCCATCCTCAATGCGGCCGTGGAGGAGAAGATCATTACCTCCAACCCGTGCAAGGCGCGGAGCGTGCAGCGGCCTTCACCGCCTGAGCGACGGGTTACGCCGTGGCCGGAAGCTCGGATGCGTTCGGTCCGGCTGGCCCTGCCGATCGAGTACAGGATCGCGCTCGTCCTCGGTGGTGGGACAGGTCTGCGGCAGGGTGAGGTGTTCGGCTTGGCGGTCGATGACATCGATCGTGACGCCTTGCAGCTGAACGTGGTTCGTCAGGTCCGGATCGTCGGCAACCAGTTGGTGTACGCCCTGCCCAAGAGCAAGAAGGCCCGGACGGTTCCGCTGGGTGGCGGCGTCCTGGATGCCCTGGATGACCACATGGCGGACTTCCCGCCTGTCGACGTGACGTTGCCGTGGGAGCGACCCGGCGGCGAGATGGTGACGGCTCGGCTCGTGCTGTCGATGGGAGGCACGGCGTGCAGGCGTCAGGTGTTCAACATGGGAGTCTGGCGACCTGCCTTCGCCACGGCCGGGCTGGAGTACCGCCCCCGGGAAGACGGGATGCACGGCCTTCGGCATCTCTACGCCTCCAGTCAGTTGGAGAACGGGGTGTCGATCAAGGCGCTGTCGCTGAACCTCGGGCACCACGACCCGGGCTTCACGCTCCGGACCTACACCCACCTGATGCCGACCAGTCACGACCGGAGCCGCCGGGCCGCCGATCGCCTCTTCAAGCCCAGGGGGCGGCCTGACGGCCTGGAGACGGCCTGA
- a CDS encoding DUF5919 domain-containing protein, with translation MPTESTLLKLLLRQRHMQGYRTFCKEYDRMAKQLDGDLIGAYPSKAQFYRWLSGDLLGLPYADHCRVLEKMFPGWTAEQLLAPHTGDAESLVTPTATRSDAAHHDRPAPRPIQLPQQVRLADVTAIYPSRTDFLHNVTPQALFVDAQDIRIAGLSLNVLCQQYSDKLLLTSIQTGTTVKALFLDPNGRNTTAREHEEGLPEGHLSMLTRLNIEALRRVASKVPPDAQGSLEIRTYDEPIRYSILITDHTKCVVQPYLPDARGVESPTLVIEKDDTVPGLFATFSQVFESMWDRAQEMT, from the coding sequence ATGCCGACTGAGTCGACGTTGCTGAAGCTGCTTCTCAGGCAGCGGCACATGCAGGGCTACCGAACCTTCTGCAAGGAGTACGACCGTATGGCAAAACAGTTGGACGGCGACCTCATAGGGGCGTACCCGAGCAAAGCACAGTTCTACCGATGGCTGTCCGGTGACCTACTGGGCCTGCCCTACGCCGACCACTGCCGCGTTCTGGAGAAGATGTTCCCCGGCTGGACAGCAGAACAGCTACTCGCGCCGCACACGGGTGACGCCGAAAGCCTGGTGACCCCGACGGCGACCCGCTCCGACGCCGCCCACCACGACCGACCGGCGCCGCGTCCGATCCAGCTTCCGCAACAGGTACGCCTTGCCGACGTCACCGCCATCTACCCCAGCCGAACCGACTTTCTGCACAATGTCACCCCGCAGGCCCTGTTCGTCGACGCGCAGGACATCCGCATAGCCGGACTGTCTCTCAACGTCCTGTGTCAGCAGTACTCGGACAAGCTTCTGTTGACCTCGATCCAGACAGGGACCACTGTCAAGGCTCTGTTCCTCGATCCGAACGGTCGGAACACCACCGCGCGCGAACACGAAGAGGGTCTGCCCGAGGGTCACTTGTCCATGCTGACCCGACTCAACATCGAAGCCTTGCGCCGTGTCGCGTCGAAGGTTCCGCCGGATGCGCAGGGCAGCCTGGAAATCCGTACGTATGACGAACCCATCAGGTACAGCATCCTCATCACCGACCACACGAAGTGCGTGGTGCAGCCCTACCTGCCCGATGCCCGTGGGGTCGAATCGCCGACGTTGGTCATAGAGAAGGACGACACCGTCCCTGGCTTGTTCGCCACCTTCTCACAGGTGTTCGAATCCATGTGGGACCGCGCTCAGGAGATGACGTGA
- the mca gene encoding mycothiol conjugate amidase Mca, with amino-acid sequence MVETLRLMAVHAHPDDESSKGAATMARYVAEGHEVMVVTCTGGEAGSILNPAMDRPEVLENMGPIRREEMRRAAEILGIEHRWLGFVDSGLPEGDPLPPLPEGCFALVPLDESTPPLVEVIREFRPHVIVTYDENGGYPHPDHIRCHEVSIAAFEAAGDPDRYPELGEPWQPLKLYYSHGFSRKKLVAFHDAMLARGLESPYDEWLKHWDDGKPDVIERVTTQVECADYFPQRDEALKAHATQIDPTSRWFAVPLDLQREVWPTEEYELARSLVDSTVPEDDLFAGVREKVITG; translated from the coding sequence ATGGTTGAGACGCTGCGCCTGATGGCGGTGCACGCGCACCCCGACGACGAGTCCAGCAAGGGCGCCGCCACCATGGCCCGTTACGTGGCCGAGGGCCACGAGGTCATGGTCGTGACCTGCACCGGTGGCGAGGCGGGCAGCATCCTGAACCCCGCGATGGACCGGCCCGAGGTGCTCGAGAACATGGGCCCCATCCGTCGCGAGGAGATGCGCCGCGCCGCCGAGATCCTCGGCATCGAGCACCGCTGGCTCGGGTTCGTCGACTCGGGGCTGCCCGAAGGCGACCCGCTGCCCCCGCTGCCGGAGGGCTGCTTCGCGCTGGTCCCGTTGGACGAGTCGACGCCGCCGCTGGTGGAGGTCATCCGCGAGTTCCGCCCGCACGTGATCGTCACCTATGACGAGAACGGCGGCTACCCGCACCCCGACCACATCCGCTGCCACGAGGTGTCGATCGCCGCGTTCGAGGCGGCCGGCGACCCCGATCGCTACCCGGAGCTGGGCGAGCCGTGGCAGCCGTTGAAGCTCTACTACTCGCACGGCTTCTCCCGCAAGAAGCTCGTGGCCTTCCACGACGCGATGCTCGCGCGCGGCCTGGAGTCGCCGTACGACGAGTGGCTCAAGCACTGGGACGACGGCAAACCCGACGTCATTGAGCGCGTGACCACTCAGGTCGAGTGCGCCGACTACTTCCCCCAGCGTGACGAGGCCCTGAAGGCCCACGCCACGCAGATCGACCCGACCAGCCGCTGGTTCGCCGTACCGCTGGACCTCCAGCGCGAGGTGTGGCCGACGGAGGAGTACGAGCTGGCCCGGTCGCTGGTCGACAGCACCGTGCCCGAGGACGACCTGTTCGCGGGCGTCCGCGAGAAGGTGATCACCGGATGA
- a CDS encoding AMED_5909 family protein, producing MRKSDRWTDALASPTLHEAHVRLGKLAPPPNAAPEDRIAYHERCRDVYSKVSKVDAAHKHEATAWATCELNSATRIRNALKAEQEGAGDVA from the coding sequence ATGAGGAAATCCGACCGGTGGACGGATGCCCTGGCCTCTCCCACGCTGCACGAGGCGCACGTGCGGCTCGGGAAGCTGGCACCGCCTCCGAACGCGGCCCCCGAAGACCGAATCGCGTACCACGAACGATGCCGAGACGTGTACTCGAAGGTCTCGAAGGTCGACGCTGCCCACAAGCACGAGGCGACGGCCTGGGCGACTTGCGAGCTGAACAGCGCGACACGCATCCGGAACGCTCTGAAGGCCGAGCAGGAAGGCGCGGGCGATGTTGCCTAG
- a CDS encoding thioredoxin domain-containing protein: MTNRLASSTSPYLLQHADNPVHWWEWSPEAFAHARERGVPVLLSVGYAACHWCHVMAHESFEDETTAAYMNAHFVNVKVDREERPDVDAVYMAVTQAMSGHGGWPMTCFLTPDGEPFYAGTYYPPVPRPGVPAFRQVLEAITHAWEEQGDEVRASAADIVSRLEFKALPKSTVDEDALDGAVVSLLGHFDRAYGGFGGAPKFPPSMVLEFLLRHHERTGSVEALSMARSTCDAMADGGLYDQLAGGFARYAVDAAWVVPHFEKMLYDNALLLRVFTHLSRRDGKPRYADVVRQTADFLLRSLRTAEGGFASALDADTEGVEGATYVWTPAQLVEVLGLEQGAQAAARYGVTDAGTFEHGTSTLRLLGDVDPEAAARLLAARDRRPQPARDDKVVTAWNGLAIQALAEAGAVFGVGEWIGAASRAAALLLDLHLVDGRLRRTSRDGVVGRAAGVLEDYGCLADGLLALHQATGDVRWLTDACGLLDTALDRFAGAEDGVYFDTADDAEALVQRPADPADNASPSGASALASALVTASVLGAPHAARYRAAAEAAVSRAGLLVAREPRFAGHWASVAEALLAGPVQVAVVGEAPELVSAAWAGVPGGAVVVAGAPDAAPLLVDRPLVAGGPAAYVCRGYVCDRPVTGVDELVAALHR; the protein is encoded by the coding sequence ATGACGAACCGGCTCGCGTCCTCGACCAGCCCCTACCTGCTCCAGCACGCCGACAACCCGGTCCACTGGTGGGAGTGGTCGCCGGAGGCGTTCGCGCACGCGCGGGAACGCGGCGTGCCCGTGCTGCTGTCGGTCGGCTACGCGGCCTGCCACTGGTGCCACGTGATGGCGCACGAGTCGTTCGAGGACGAGACCACCGCCGCGTACATGAACGCGCACTTCGTGAACGTGAAGGTCGACCGCGAGGAGCGGCCCGACGTCGACGCGGTGTACATGGCCGTCACGCAGGCGATGAGCGGGCACGGCGGCTGGCCGATGACCTGCTTCCTGACCCCGGACGGCGAGCCGTTCTACGCGGGCACCTACTACCCGCCGGTGCCGCGACCGGGCGTGCCCGCGTTCCGGCAGGTGCTGGAGGCGATCACGCACGCGTGGGAGGAACAGGGCGACGAGGTGCGCGCGTCGGCAGCGGACATCGTGTCCCGCCTGGAGTTCAAGGCGCTACCGAAGTCCACTGTGGACGAAGACGCGCTCGACGGTGCGGTGGTGTCGCTGCTGGGCCACTTCGACCGGGCGTACGGCGGGTTCGGCGGCGCCCCCAAGTTCCCGCCGTCGATGGTGCTGGAGTTCCTGCTGCGCCACCACGAGCGCACGGGGTCGGTCGAGGCGTTGTCGATGGCGCGGTCGACGTGCGACGCGATGGCCGACGGCGGCCTGTACGACCAGCTCGCGGGCGGGTTCGCGCGGTACGCGGTGGACGCGGCGTGGGTCGTGCCGCACTTCGAGAAGATGTTGTACGACAACGCTTTGCTGCTGCGAGTGTTCACGCATCTGAGCCGTCGCGACGGCAAGCCGCGCTACGCGGACGTGGTCCGGCAGACGGCCGACTTCCTGTTGAGGTCGTTGCGCACGGCCGAAGGCGGGTTCGCGTCGGCGTTGGACGCGGACACCGAAGGTGTGGAAGGCGCGACGTACGTGTGGACGCCCGCGCAGCTCGTGGAGGTGCTCGGACTGGAGCAGGGTGCGCAGGCCGCCGCACGGTACGGCGTGACCGACGCGGGGACGTTCGAGCACGGCACGTCCACGTTGAGGTTGCTCGGCGACGTGGACCCGGAGGCGGCGGCGCGGCTGCTGGCGGCCCGGGACCGGCGTCCGCAGCCCGCCCGGGACGACAAGGTCGTGACGGCGTGGAACGGCCTGGCGATCCAGGCGCTGGCCGAGGCGGGCGCGGTGTTCGGCGTCGGGGAGTGGATCGGGGCGGCGTCCCGTGCCGCCGCGTTGCTGCTGGACCTGCATCTGGTCGACGGGCGGCTGCGGCGGACGTCGCGCGACGGCGTGGTGGGGCGTGCGGCGGGCGTGCTGGAGGACTACGGCTGTCTCGCGGACGGGTTGCTGGCGTTGCACCAGGCGACCGGTGACGTGCGGTGGCTGACCGACGCGTGCGGTCTGCTGGACACCGCGCTCGACCGGTTCGCCGGTGCCGAGGACGGGGTGTACTTCGACACGGCCGACGACGCCGAGGCGCTCGTGCAGCGGCCCGCCGACCCGGCCGACAACGCGTCGCCGTCGGGGGCGTCGGCGTTGGCGTCGGCGTTGGTGACGGCTTCGGTGCTAGGCGCTCCGCATGCCGCGCGGTACCGGGCGGCGGCCGAGGCGGCGGTGTCGCGGGCCGGGTTGCTGGTGGCGCGCGAACCGCGGTTCGCCGGGCACTGGGCGAGCGTCGCGGAGGCGTTGCTCGCGGGTCCGGTGCAGGTCGCGGTCGTCGGGGAGGCGCCGGAGCTGGTGTCGGCGGCGTGGGCGGGCGTGCCCGGCGGTGCGGTCGTGGTGGCCGGTGCGCCGGACGCGGCGCCGTTGCTGGTCGACCGGCCGCTGGTGGCGGGTGGGCCGGCGGCGTACGTGTGCCGGGGGTACGTGTGCGATCGGCCGGTGACGGGTGTGGACGAGCTGGTCGCGGCTCTTCACCGCTGA
- a CDS encoding helix-turn-helix domain-containing protein has product MASRVRPRTTRSSGTARSFGNSGLMAGGIMAQVEPLWSVDEVAIFLGVPVKTLYQWKWRRYGPPVRKVGKHLRYVPAQVRRWVEEDAAA; this is encoded by the coding sequence ATGGCGAGCCGAGTACGACCGCGCACTACTCGCAGCAGCGGGACCGCCCGAAGTTTCGGCAATAGCGGCTTGATGGCGGGGGGAATCATGGCGCAGGTTGAACCCTTGTGGAGCGTTGACGAGGTCGCGATCTTCCTGGGGGTCCCGGTGAAGACGCTTTACCAATGGAAGTGGCGGCGGTACGGACCGCCGGTTCGCAAAGTGGGCAAGCACCTTCGCTACGTGCCCGCTCAGGTTCGTCGGTGGGTCGAAGAAGACGCCGCCGCGTAG